The Candidatus Goldiibacteriota bacterium HGW-Goldbacteria-1 genome includes a region encoding these proteins:
- a CDS encoding type II secretion system protein GspE, translating into MYEAKKLGQILLEEGMVTEEQLEKAVEEQSKTSDSLGFILVKLGFITEDVLYHFLAMQFGVKFVDVSAIHIEEEVIKVMTPDIARKYKLLPIEKKPGKIIFATANPMDPSLTMNLKYDIKGGQELELSFVVTTQSSLNDAIDKYYPIGNALDETMKELEFSSENMEIEFLEDKKPKDEDGEEGDIEGNDSPVVKYVNYIIEDAVNKKASDIHINPYEKKIVLRFRIDGALVEMPPPKVQFKRALTSRLKLMAGLNIIEKRLPQDGRIAYKIPGGTKSIDLRVATLPCLWGENIVMRLLYSEAQNLDLTKLGLSEKQFSGIEKGLDAPYGMILITGPTGSGKSTTLYSMISHINDPHMNIMTAEDPVEYRLPHIIQVQVNPVAGLTFANVLRSFLRQDPDIILVGEIRDNETASTSVKAALTGHLVLSTLHTNDAPATITRLIDMNIDPIYVGSSVVTVLAQKLVRKVCENCKEPIKEIDLVKAKRSGIPPEILEGGTFFEGKGCPVCHYTGYKGRMAAYEVMPVNMGIREIIFKKGTLNDLKREAWDQGMFTIRESAIRLMKEGRTTLEEVIAETLQDKPLKDYIGKIKI; encoded by the coding sequence TTGTACGAAGCTAAAAAGCTTGGACAGATTCTTTTAGAAGAGGGAATGGTAACGGAAGAACAGCTTGAAAAAGCCGTTGAAGAACAGTCAAAGACAAGCGATTCGCTTGGGTTTATCCTTGTCAAACTGGGCTTTATCACGGAAGACGTGCTGTATCACTTTCTTGCCATGCAGTTTGGCGTAAAGTTTGTGGATGTAAGCGCCATACATATAGAAGAAGAAGTAATAAAAGTCATGACGCCTGACATAGCCAGAAAATATAAACTGCTCCCCATTGAAAAAAAGCCGGGCAAGATAATATTTGCCACGGCAAACCCCATGGATCCGTCTTTGACCATGAATTTAAAATATGATATTAAGGGCGGCCAGGAACTTGAACTTAGTTTTGTGGTGACCACGCAGTCCTCGCTTAATGATGCCATTGATAAGTATTATCCTATAGGCAATGCCCTTGATGAAACAATGAAAGAACTTGAATTTTCATCTGAAAATATGGAAATTGAATTTCTTGAGGATAAAAAACCAAAAGATGAAGATGGCGAAGAAGGCGACATTGAAGGCAATGACAGCCCTGTTGTAAAATACGTAAACTATATAATAGAAGACGCGGTAAACAAAAAAGCGTCGGACATACACATTAACCCCTATGAAAAAAAGATAGTGCTTAGGTTCAGGATAGACGGCGCGCTTGTGGAAATGCCTCCGCCAAAAGTGCAGTTTAAAAGGGCGCTGACGTCCAGGCTTAAACTTATGGCAGGGTTGAATATCATAGAAAAAAGGCTTCCGCAGGACGGCAGGATAGCATACAAAATACCGGGCGGGACAAAGTCAATTGACCTTCGTGTTGCCACGCTTCCGTGCCTGTGGGGGGAAAATATAGTCATGAGGCTTCTGTATTCGGAAGCGCAGAACCTTGACCTTACAAAACTTGGCCTGTCAGAAAAACAGTTTTCCGGCATAGAAAAAGGACTTGATGCGCCTTATGGCATGATACTTATAACGGGCCCCACGGGTTCCGGAAAATCCACAACGCTGTATTCGATGATATCGCATATCAATGACCCGCACATGAACATAATGACAGCGGAAGATCCGGTGGAATACAGGCTTCCGCACATTATACAGGTGCAGGTAAATCCCGTGGCAGGTCTTACTTTTGCCAACGTGTTAAGGTCGTTTTTAAGGCAGGACCCTGATATAATACTTGTCGGTGAAATTCGTGATAACGAGACTGCGTCCACTTCTGTAAAGGCCGCGTTAACGGGCCATCTTGTATTGTCAACATTACATACAAATGACGCGCCGGCCACAATTACAAGGTTAATTGACATGAATATTGACCCGATATATGTAGGTTCATCGGTGGTCACTGTTCTGGCGCAGAAACTGGTCAGAAAGGTGTGCGAAAACTGCAAGGAACCGATTAAGGAAATTGACCTGGTAAAAGCAAAAAGAAGCGGAATTCCGCCGGAAATACTTGAAGGCGGCACTTTCTTTGAAGGCAAAGGGTGCCCTGTGTGCCATTATACAGGATACAAAGGCAGGATGGCCGCTTATGAAGTAATGCCCGTGAACATGGGCATTAGGGAAATTATCTTCAAGAAAGGCACATTGAACGACCTGAAAAGGGAAGCGTGGGACCAGGGTATGTTTACCATAAGGGAATCCGCTATAAGGCTTATGAAAGAAGGCAGAACCACCCTTGAAGAAGTTATTGCGGAAACACTTCAGGACAAACCGTTAAAAGATTACATAGGAAAAATAAAAATATAA
- a CDS encoding DUF853 domain-containing protein, whose translation MFQKDKIWVAKGGAPVYLLPKMANRHGLIAGATGTGKTITLKVMAESFSDMGVPVFLADIKGDLAGLAIKGTENPKVEERIKKLKIDGFEYASYPVKFWDLFGEAGHPVRTTISDMGAILLSRMLGLNDTQSGVLSIVFRIADDRGMLLLDLKDLRAMIQYVGDHAKEFTLEYGNISAQSAGAILRNLLTLEDQGGANFFGEPALDIFDWIQTGANGRGYINILHSAKLYQTPALYSTFLLWMLSELFEILPEAGDLDKPKMVFFFDEAHLLFDGAPKVLLDKIEQVVRLIRSKAVGVYFITQNPADLPQNVLGQLGNRVQHALRAFTPADQKAVKAAAQTFRANPKFDTQTAITELATGEALVSCLDADGKPGIVERAMILPPQSLFGAIDDTARAKVIASSNIAGKYERQVDRESAYEMLTSKIKQEQSAALAQQEILAKQKELEKQEKEAYKAAKRVPKKEKTFFEKAASSAVTSIGRELGRTLIRGVLGSLKR comes from the coding sequence ATGTTTCAAAAAGACAAAATATGGGTTGCCAAAGGCGGCGCTCCCGTTTATCTTCTTCCAAAAATGGCCAACAGGCACGGGCTTATAGCCGGCGCCACAGGCACGGGTAAAACAATCACCTTAAAAGTAATGGCGGAATCATTCAGCGATATGGGAGTGCCGGTATTTTTAGCGGATATCAAAGGCGACCTTGCAGGCCTTGCCATAAAAGGCACAGAAAACCCAAAAGTTGAAGAGAGAATAAAAAAACTTAAAATTGACGGTTTTGAATACGCGTCATATCCGGTAAAGTTCTGGGACCTGTTCGGCGAAGCCGGCCATCCCGTGCGCACCACAATTTCTGACATGGGCGCAATTCTTCTTTCAAGAATGCTGGGCTTAAACGATACCCAGTCAGGCGTGTTAAGTATTGTGTTCCGTATTGCGGATGACAGGGGCATGCTTCTTTTAGACTTAAAAGACCTTCGCGCCATGATACAGTACGTGGGCGACCACGCTAAAGAATTCACACTTGAATACGGAAATATCTCCGCGCAGAGCGCCGGCGCGATTTTAAGAAACCTTTTAACCCTTGAAGACCAGGGCGGAGCAAATTTCTTCGGCGAGCCCGCGCTTGATATTTTTGACTGGATACAGACCGGAGCCAACGGCCGCGGCTACATTAATATCCTTCACAGCGCAAAACTTTATCAGACCCCCGCCCTTTATTCCACTTTCCTTCTGTGGATGCTTTCCGAACTTTTTGAAATTCTTCCCGAAGCAGGCGACCTGGACAAACCTAAAATGGTTTTCTTTTTTGATGAAGCGCACCTGCTTTTTGACGGCGCCCCAAAAGTACTGCTTGATAAAATTGAACAGGTGGTAAGGCTTATCCGTTCCAAAGCCGTGGGCGTTTACTTTATTACCCAGAATCCGGCTGACCTGCCGCAGAATGTATTAGGCCAGCTTGGCAACCGTGTACAGCACGCCCTGCGCGCTTTTACGCCAGCGGACCAGAAAGCCGTAAAAGCAGCGGCGCAGACTTTCAGGGCCAACCCAAAATTTGACACCCAGACAGCCATAACAGAACTTGCCACAGGGGAGGCCCTTGTATCATGCCTTGACGCGGATGGAAAACCGGGAATTGTGGAACGAGCTATGATATTACCGCCGCAGAGTTTGTTTGGCGCGATAGATGACACTGCACGCGCAAAGGTGATTGCCTCTTCTAACATCGCCGGAAAATATGAACGCCAGGTGGACAGAGAATCCGCATATGAAATGCTGACATCCAAAATTAAACAGGAACAGTCCGCCGCGCTGGCACAACAGGAAATCCTGGCAAAACAGAAAGAACTTGAAAAACAGGAAAAAGAAGCGTATAAAGCCGCTAAACGCGTACCTAAAAAAGAAAAAACTTTCTTTGAAAAAGCAGCAAGTTCCGCAGTCACATCAATAGGCCGCGAACTTGGAAGGACATTGATAAGGGGAGTTTTAGGGTCTTTAAAGAGGTAA
- a CDS encoding TIGR00266 family protein, with protein sequence MAHEIDYQIFGDDMQFVEVELDPKEAVISEAGAMMYMKEGMKMEAVFSEKEGGVVDKLFKVGKRMLTGESMFLVEYKNESLKKSRVAFAAPYPGKIIPVDLKLFGTLLCQKDSFLCAAKGADIDIAFTKKFGAGLFGGEGFILQKISGDGLVFIHAGGTVHEMELEKGEKLRVDTGCLVAFEENVEYNIEFNADLKTALFGGEGLFFVNLTGPGKVFLQSLPFSRLADRIYKAMPQTGGSRGEGSILGGLGRILDGDNKF encoded by the coding sequence ATGGCACACGAAATAGACTACCAGATTTTTGGCGATGATATGCAGTTTGTGGAAGTGGAGCTTGACCCAAAGGAAGCTGTTATTTCAGAAGCCGGCGCCATGATGTATATGAAGGAAGGCATGAAGATGGAAGCGGTTTTTTCCGAAAAAGAAGGCGGGGTAGTGGACAAACTGTTTAAAGTGGGTAAACGTATGCTTACCGGAGAATCCATGTTTCTGGTGGAATACAAAAATGAAAGTTTAAAAAAATCCCGCGTGGCATTTGCCGCGCCGTATCCCGGGAAAATAATTCCGGTGGATTTAAAACTGTTCGGCACGCTTTTATGCCAGAAAGATTCGTTTTTATGCGCGGCAAAAGGCGCTGACATTGATATCGCGTTTACCAAAAAATTCGGCGCCGGCCTGTTTGGCGGCGAAGGTTTTATACTTCAGAAAATATCCGGGGACGGTCTTGTATTTATTCACGCCGGCGGTACTGTGCATGAAATGGAACTTGAAAAAGGCGAAAAGTTAAGGGTGGACACAGGGTGCCTTGTGGCGTTTGAAGAGAACGTGGAATATAATATTGAATTCAACGCGGATTTAAAAACCGCGCTGTTCGGCGGCGAAGGCCTTTTCTTTGTTAATCTGACCGGGCCGGGCAAGGTATTTTTACAGTCGCTTCCTTTTTCAAGGCTGGCTGACAGGATATACAAGGCAATGCCGCAGACAGGCGGTTCACGCGGAGAAGGCTCTATTTTAGGCGGGCTTGGCAGAATCCTTGACGGGGATAATAAATTCTAA
- a CDS encoding 23S rRNA (uracil(1939)-C(5))-methyltransferase RlmD has translation MIESIAKCPVFGKCGGCSHQDMKYEIQMETKKREVLDILNANHLPAPEDTPVYFKSGYGYRNRMDFCISPDGPALRRRGKFYSMVNFSECAISNPGLNSALAMVIEWFNKNKEKIDVFNTKSRKGTLRYSTTRSALYLKDSSVTFILNSDSDKKEEHIELIKQFAAEYDVPNVLVGYCKFNSDQSVDENAVVIKGSAILAENLCGRKYYYHSQGFFQNNPAVTCDMMQYCAFEAGEGYDTLTDLFGGVGTFGVFMHDKAKEVLIIDNSVSGIECAVKNITENKTPNAAAYCCDAMNLDSFAPRYTGKRNIFVLDPPRAGLHKNTVKFINKVLPEKMIYVSCNPKQLAQDLVALKDTYEMKKLAIFDMFPQTRHIESIAVLVRI, from the coding sequence ATGATTGAAAGTATTGCAAAATGCCCGGTTTTTGGAAAGTGCGGCGGATGCTCGCACCAGGATATGAAATACGAAATACAGATGGAAACCAAGAAAAGGGAAGTGCTGGATATTTTAAATGCCAATCACCTGCCCGCGCCCGAAGACACGCCGGTGTATTTTAAATCCGGCTATGGCTACAGAAACAGGATGGATTTCTGCATTTCGCCTGACGGGCCGGCTTTAAGGCGGCGCGGGAAATTTTATAGTATGGTAAATTTCAGTGAATGCGCCATTTCAAACCCGGGGCTTAATTCGGCGCTGGCTATGGTTATAGAGTGGTTTAATAAAAATAAAGAAAAGATTGATGTGTTTAATACCAAATCAAGAAAAGGCACTTTAAGGTATTCCACAACAAGAAGCGCCCTTTATCTTAAGGATTCATCCGTGACCTTCATATTAAACTCTGACAGCGATAAAAAAGAGGAACACATAGAGCTTATAAAACAGTTTGCGGCCGAATATGACGTTCCCAATGTGCTTGTGGGTTACTGCAAGTTTAACAGTGATCAGAGTGTTGATGAAAACGCCGTGGTTATCAAAGGCTCCGCTATCCTTGCCGAGAACCTTTGCGGCAGAAAGTATTATTACCACTCCCAGGGTTTTTTCCAGAATAACCCGGCTGTTACCTGTGACATGATGCAGTACTGCGCTTTTGAGGCGGGCGAAGGCTATGACACGCTTACGGATTTGTTTGGCGGCGTTGGGACTTTTGGAGTCTTTATGCATGACAAAGCAAAGGAAGTTTTAATTATAGATAACAGCGTAAGCGGCATAGAGTGCGCGGTAAAAAATATTACCGAAAATAAAACTCCTAATGCCGCGGCATATTGCTGTGATGCCATGAATCTTGACTCTTTCGCGCCGCGTTATACCGGCAAAAGAAACATTTTTGTACTTGACCCGCCAAGGGCGGGGCTGCACAAGAATACGGTTAAATTTATAAATAAAGTACTTCCGGAAAAGATGATATACGTATCCTGTAACCCCAAACAGCTGGCGCAGGACCTTGTGGCGTTAAAGGACACGTATGAAATGAAAAAGCTTGCCATATTTGATATGTTCCCACAGACAAGGCACATTGAAAGCATCGCGGTTTTGGTTAGAATTTAA
- a CDS encoding histidine triad nucleotide-binding protein produces MQDCIFCKIAKKEIKSEVVYEDDTVLAFRDLNPQAPLHVLVVPKKHIATINDIEEKDEALVGHMLYIAGKIAKQEKTADNGYRAVFNVNKDAGQTVFHLHLHVLGGRVFGWPPG; encoded by the coding sequence ATGCAGGACTGCATATTTTGTAAAATAGCAAAGAAAGAGATTAAATCAGAAGTGGTTTATGAAGATGACACGGTGCTTGCATTCAGGGACTTAAACCCGCAGGCGCCGCTTCACGTGCTTGTAGTCCCTAAAAAACACATTGCCACCATAAATGACATAGAAGAAAAAGATGAAGCGCTTGTGGGGCATATGCTGTATATCGCGGGAAAGATTGCAAAACAGGAAAAGACGGCGGATAACGGCTACAGGGCTGTTTTTAATGTTAATAAGGACGCGGGGCAGACTGTTTTTCATCTGCACCTTCACGTGCTTGGCGGAAGGGTATTTGGCTGGCCGCCGGGATAG
- a CDS encoding type II secretion system protein GspE translates to MAKRLGDLLLEENLITEDQIKRALEDQQKSGEPLGRILVRMGFITEEALYYFLAIQFGVEYVDLIGHDTPPELLKVISKDTAEKYSILPYEEKGNKIYFATSEPDEHLVTKIRERSAIPLEKEIKFVITSESAIKSCLALVYGVTPKSDMDEGLQSMFKDEAGVPEEEMSGKDDPSVTEESAPVIKLVNAIISEAVKIKASDIHINPTAKGTVIRYRQDGVLQKQPTPPNHYKNAIVSRIKVMARLDIMEKRAAQDGRIKIKVQNKIIDLRVAVLPSIHGENVVMRILDQQNLMLDLTKLGFEQQELDVYQESITLPYGLILHTGPTGSGKTTTLYSALSTVNDIKKNIITLEDPVEYQLPGIIQVQMNSEIGLTFAAALKSCLRQDPNIMMVGEIRDGETAGIAISAALTGHLLFSTLHTNDSPSTIMRLIDMGIDRIYVGSALKMVVAQRLMRRICANCKKEYSPTDDELQRILIKRQEVEGITLYKGEGCPKCNGSGYKGRVAIYEIMGMTGALADLIYSGADLNALTAQAQKDGMRTLRQVALEKWKNGITSIEEVIMATSAD, encoded by the coding sequence ATGGCAAAAAGGCTTGGGGACTTGCTTCTTGAAGAGAACCTTATCACAGAAGATCAGATAAAGCGGGCCCTTGAAGACCAGCAAAAATCAGGGGAGCCCCTGGGACGCATCCTTGTAAGGATGGGTTTTATAACCGAAGAAGCGTTGTATTATTTTCTTGCCATACAGTTTGGCGTTGAATATGTGGATCTTATAGGGCACGACACCCCCCCTGAACTTCTGAAAGTGATTTCAAAAGACACCGCTGAAAAATATTCCATCCTTCCATATGAAGAAAAAGGCAATAAAATTTATTTTGCCACATCCGAACCCGATGAACACCTTGTGACCAAAATAAGGGAGCGTTCCGCGATACCGCTGGAAAAAGAAATTAAATTTGTTATTACAAGTGAAAGCGCCATTAAGTCCTGCCTTGCGCTGGTTTATGGGGTGACGCCAAAGTCTGATATGGACGAAGGGCTTCAGTCAATGTTCAAGGATGAAGCCGGCGTTCCTGAAGAAGAAATGTCAGGCAAGGACGACCCGTCGGTAACCGAAGAATCCGCGCCTGTTATAAAACTTGTAAACGCGATTATCAGCGAAGCTGTAAAGATAAAAGCTTCCGACATACACATTAATCCCACGGCAAAGGGTACGGTTATAAGGTACAGGCAGGACGGCGTACTGCAGAAACAGCCCACACCGCCGAATCATTACAAGAACGCCATTGTGTCCAGAATAAAAGTTATGGCCAGGCTTGATATCATGGAAAAAAGGGCCGCGCAGGACGGCAGGATAAAAATAAAAGTTCAGAACAAAATTATTGACCTTCGTGTCGCGGTACTGCCATCCATACACGGTGAAAACGTGGTAATGCGTATTTTAGACCAGCAGAACCTTATGCTTGACCTTACAAAGCTGGGGTTCGAACAGCAGGAACTTGACGTTTATCAGGAATCCATAACGCTTCCATACGGCCTTATACTTCACACGGGGCCTACCGGTTCCGGAAAAACCACAACGCTTTACTCCGCTTTATCCACTGTTAATGACATAAAAAAGAATATCATCACCCTTGAAGACCCGGTTGAATATCAGCTGCCCGGTATCATACAGGTGCAGATGAACAGCGAAATAGGGCTTACTTTTGCCGCGGCATTAAAGTCGTGCTTAAGGCAGGACCCGAACATAATGATGGTCGGTGAAATCCGCGACGGAGAAACTGCGGGCATTGCCATAAGCGCCGCGCTGACGGGCCATCTTTTATTTTCCACGCTTCACACAAATGATTCGCCTTCCACCATTATGAGGCTTATTGATATGGGCATTGACCGCATTTATGTGGGGTCTGCGCTAAAAATGGTTGTGGCACAGAGGCTGATGAGAAGGATATGCGCAAACTGCAAAAAAGAATATTCACCCACTGACGATGAACTTCAGAGGATACTGATAAAAAGGCAGGAAGTGGAAGGTATTACACTTTATAAAGGCGAAGGCTGCCCCAAGTGCAATGGCTCGGGATATAAAGGCAGGGTGGCTATTTATGAAATAATGGGAATGACAGGCGCGCTTGCGGATCTTATATACTCCGGCGCTGATTTAAATGCCCTTACAGCGCAGGCGCAGAAAGACGGCATGAGGACGTTAAGGCAGGTTGCGCTTGAAAAATGGAAAAACGGTATTACATCAATTGAAGAAGTAATAATGGCAACTTCAGCGGATTAA
- a CDS encoding prenyltransferase: protein MEAINMGLLNNWKTVLETGNMPKGAKMDFISKWLILTRAEVFSMTITSALVGAIIAAYDGKINWLYLVIVVLTLCLAHASNNLINDYFDYKQGVDTADYPRTQYAPHPIISGLITEKQLIITVLIFSFIEFLAAVYLFINVGWQAMAFAAAGFLISVFYVAPPLKLKYRGLGEFAIFLIWGPLITVGTYFVMTGQMPVKVWLASIPYGLVVMNVLLGKHLDKFEADAKKGVKTLPVVLGWKNALTFTRINSAMFYVTVVILVFFKIIPPLTLICFFSIGRFKKFLDILATKKPEAKPEGYIDLWPLWYVVWAFWFNKLAGGLFITGMLLGLIPFLRF from the coding sequence ATGGAGGCAATAAATATGGGACTGTTGAATAACTGGAAGACTGTGCTGGAAACAGGAAATATGCCCAAGGGCGCGAAGATGGATTTTATAAGCAAGTGGCTTATTCTCACACGGGCGGAAGTTTTTTCAATGACCATAACATCGGCGCTTGTGGGCGCGATAATCGCGGCGTATGACGGCAAAATAAACTGGCTGTATCTTGTGATAGTGGTCTTAACACTGTGCCTGGCGCACGCTTCAAACAACCTGATCAATGATTATTTTGACTACAAGCAGGGGGTTGATACCGCGGATTATCCAAGGACGCAGTACGCGCCTCATCCAATCATATCCGGGTTAATTACCGAAAAACAGCTTATTATTACAGTGCTGATTTTTAGTTTTATTGAATTTTTAGCGGCGGTATACCTGTTTATTAATGTAGGGTGGCAGGCAATGGCTTTTGCGGCCGCGGGATTTCTTATCAGCGTTTTTTATGTGGCGCCGCCGCTTAAACTTAAATACAGGGGGCTGGGAGAGTTTGCGATATTTTTAATATGGGGGCCGCTGATAACAGTTGGAACATATTTTGTAATGACCGGGCAGATGCCTGTAAAAGTGTGGCTGGCTTCAATTCCTTACGGCCTTGTGGTAATGAACGTGTTGTTGGGGAAACATCTGGATAAATTTGAAGCGGATGCTAAAAAAGGGGTAAAGACACTTCCCGTGGTGCTGGGTTGGAAAAACGCGCTTACGTTTACAAGGATTAATTCCGCTATGTTTTATGTAACGGTTGTTATACTGGTATTTTTTAAAATTATCCCGCCGTTGACGCTTATCTGCTTTTTTTCTATCGGCAGGTTTAAAAAGTTTCTGGATATCCTTGCCACAAAAAAACCGGAAGCAAAACCGGAAGGGTATATTGACCTTTGGCCGCTTTGGTACGTGGTGTGGGCATTCTGGTTTAATAAACTTGCAGGCGGGCTTTTTATAACGGGTATGCTTTTAGGGCTTATCCCGTTTTTAAGGTTCTAA
- a CDS encoding tRNA (N(6)-L-threonylcarbamoyladenosine(37)-C(2))-methylthiotransferase MtaB produces MKIGFITYGCKVNQYDTERIKKELLAAGNEESPDPDVYIVNTCTVTDKIDRDTARQLRKLKAAGKKILLTGCIAARQCPEEIAASVDWFVPNSSKYDMALYPEELKTAGAKAPSFFIETFSEKNKAFVKVEDGCDRFCAYCEIPYVRGGKPVSRDEGQIINEIKALSKSGYREIILTGINLGRYGADKNEAGALCGLLEKIRSLKLPLRIRLSSIGPLELGDDIIKFAAASGNFLCRHFHMSMQSGCDRILKAMNRRYDTAFYRGQVDKILTAMPDAGITTDIIAGFPGETDADHAETAAFLKSMPFTRVHVFPYSDRPDTQAFKMPGKVSDEIKKKRAKELSLIAAQKEAAFAESYIGKVLELLVESGDKGGFYFGYTDNYIRVKVEGAKEYVNEIVKVKIISAQNGIACGEIIGK; encoded by the coding sequence GTGAAGATAGGTTTTATCACATATGGCTGTAAGGTAAACCAGTACGATACCGAGAGGATAAAAAAGGAACTGCTGGCAGCAGGAAACGAAGAAAGCCCGGATCCGGATGTTTATATTGTAAATACCTGCACGGTTACGGATAAGATAGACCGCGACACGGCAAGGCAGTTAAGAAAATTAAAAGCGGCGGGAAAGAAGATACTTCTTACCGGCTGCATTGCCGCAAGGCAGTGCCCTGAAGAAATTGCAGCCAGTGTGGACTGGTTTGTGCCTAACAGTTCCAAATATGACATGGCGCTTTACCCGGAAGAATTAAAAACTGCCGGCGCTAAAGCGCCGTCTTTTTTTATTGAAACATTTTCCGAAAAAAACAAGGCGTTTGTTAAAGTGGAAGACGGCTGCGACAGATTCTGCGCGTACTGCGAAATTCCGTATGTTCGGGGCGGTAAACCCGTAAGCAGGGATGAAGGGCAGATTATAAATGAAATTAAGGCGCTGTCAAAAAGCGGCTATAGGGAAATAATTCTGACAGGTATTAATTTAGGAAGGTACGGAGCGGACAAAAATGAAGCCGGCGCATTGTGCGGCCTGCTGGAAAAAATAAGAAGCCTTAAATTACCCCTGCGAATACGTTTAAGTTCCATAGGCCCGCTGGAGCTTGGTGATGATATAATAAAATTTGCCGCGGCAAGCGGCAATTTTTTATGCCGCCATTTTCATATGTCAATGCAGAGCGGATGCGACAGGATATTAAAGGCAATGAACAGGCGGTATGACACGGCGTTTTACCGCGGACAAGTTGATAAAATACTTACGGCAATGCCGGATGCCGGCATTACCACGGATATTATCGCGGGTTTCCCGGGGGAAACAGATGCAGATCACGCTGAAACGGCAGCTTTTTTAAAGTCAATGCCCTTTACCAGGGTGCACGTGTTTCCTTATTCTGACAGGCCTGACACGCAGGCTTTTAAAATGCCCGGAAAAGTAAGCGATGAAATTAAAAAGAAAAGGGCAAAGGAACTGTCATTGATAGCCGCGCAAAAAGAAGCTGCATTCGCGGAATCATATATAGGCAAAGTGCTGGAGCTGCTTGTGGAATCAGGGGATAAAGGCGGATTTTATTTTGGGTATACAGATAATTATATAAGGGTAAAAGTGGAAGGCGCAAAAGAGTATGTTAATGAGATTGTAAAAGTAAAAATAATATCCGCCCAAAACGGTATCGCGTGCGGGGAGATTATCGGCAAATAG
- a CDS encoding DNA polymerase IV — MSIPIRKIIHVDMDAFYASVEQRDNPSLKGRPVIVGGLPQERGVVCAASYEARKFGIHSAMAMAHAAKLCPQAVIIRPNFEKYQKASRQINEIFHEYTDIVEPLSLDEAFLDVTVNKKNMATATEIAKVIKEKIKINTGLSASAGVSFCKFLAKAASDYRKPGGLTVVPPSKAIKFIDKLPIGNFYGVGKVTEKKMLSLGIKNGKDLREKTLEFLETHFGGSGEFFYHLCRAEDDRPVETNWERKSVGREITLREDTNDPEIIKNTLKECADDICGYAAENKILAKTVTLKLKYHDFRSITRSHTLENFTNNPEEILSVAVSLLDKTDIIKVKVRLLGISVSNFKEPFIVDYRSVDI; from the coding sequence ATGAGCATTCCGATAAGAAAGATAATCCACGTGGATATGGATGCATTTTACGCGTCAGTGGAACAAAGGGATAACCCGTCATTAAAAGGCAGGCCCGTTATTGTGGGCGGCCTTCCCCAAGAACGCGGCGTGGTGTGCGCGGCGTCTTATGAAGCAAGAAAATTCGGAATACATTCCGCCATGGCCATGGCACACGCCGCAAAACTGTGCCCACAGGCGGTAATAATACGGCCGAATTTTGAAAAGTACCAAAAAGCTTCACGGCAGATAAATGAAATATTCCACGAATACACGGACATTGTGGAACCCCTTTCGCTGGACGAGGCATTTCTTGATGTGACCGTTAATAAAAAAAACATGGCAACAGCCACAGAAATAGCAAAAGTGATAAAAGAGAAAATAAAAATTAATACCGGGCTTTCCGCGTCCGCGGGCGTTTCTTTCTGTAAGTTTCTTGCCAAAGCCGCGTCTGATTACAGAAAACCCGGCGGCCTTACAGTGGTGCCGCCGTCTAAAGCAATCAAATTTATAGATAAACTTCCCATAGGAAATTTTTACGGCGTGGGCAAAGTGACAGAAAAAAAGATGCTGTCTTTGGGCATAAAAAACGGCAAAGATTTAAGGGAAAAGACCCTGGAATTTCTTGAAACGCATTTTGGCGGGTCAGGCGAATTCTTTTACCACCTGTGCCGCGCCGAAGATGACAGGCCGGTGGAGACTAACTGGGAAAGAAAATCAGTGGGCCGTGAAATTACCCTGCGGGAAGACACCAATGACCCTGAAATTATAAAAAACACCCTGAAAGAATGCGCTGACGATATATGCGGTTACGCGGCGGAAAATAAGATACTTGCAAAAACAGTCACCCTTAAATTAAAATACCACGATTTCAGGTCTATTACACGGTCACACACACTGGAAAATTTTACAAATAATCCCGAAGAAATACTGTCTGTGGCTGTATCACTGCTGGATAAAACCGATATTATAAAAGTAAAAGTGCGGCTGCTGGGAATATCTGTTTCCAACTTTAAAGAGCCGTTTATTGTTGATTACAGAAGCGTTGATATTTAG